The following proteins are co-located in the Halarcobacter sp. genome:
- a CDS encoding ABC transporter substrate-binding protein, which yields MNLIKIIISLTLFSSILSAQKLEKVSIQLDWLHQFQFAGFYIAKEKGYYKNQGFDVSIKEYNSDINVVEDVLKKKSDYGVGKSSLIIDRLENKKVVLLNAIYQTSPMVLITKKDLNITKPSELKNKKVMLTSDARSAASINSMIMSQGLKLEDINFQKHSFNLDDLINGKTDAMGCYLSNEPYLLEKKGIKYNVLNPSDYGFDFYGGIFFTSEDELMNHSKRVRKIYRATMRGWEYAFNNIEETAKIIYEKYNTQNKSLESLIYEGQVLKKLSKIEDGLLGKLDKNKIKEMQRLYILLGFGDKNIKIPKVEDFVYDSLNILYSLNQKKYIKQTKIKLLSDNNFPPFTMMVDNKVQGIEIDYWKLIAKRLNLKNSEIEIVNNSKKSLEKIKKNPNLVKYAFSKRDKTEITALTDSIAEIKIGLASFMDTPYISDINELNGKKIAIIKYTSYYKMIKKNYPKINFVEVKNAEEGILLLKEKKVYAIVNKIPALNYTISNKGLNDIKIIGSFDEKYDLKLVVNAENKMLINLLNKAIATISEKDRESISSKYYSIVYQKNQDYKELYKILIPLIILLLFIFRSNRVMNKEIKRREEVELQLNKVANIDSLTNIYNRRKMTSIFDNEINRSKRYKRELSIIFFDIDNFKLINDDLSHSHGDKVLKSISTLIKNSIRKTDFFGRWGGEEFIIILPETDKEKAGVIANLLKEKISKFDFDINRSVTCSFGITSFNETDNKDSVLTRVDHAMYYVKKHGKNDIKVV from the coding sequence ATGAATTTAATTAAAATAATAATCTCTCTTACCCTATTCTCATCAATACTTAGTGCACAAAAATTAGAAAAAGTATCTATTCAATTAGATTGGTTACATCAATTTCAATTTGCTGGGTTCTATATTGCAAAAGAAAAAGGTTATTACAAGAACCAAGGTTTTGATGTTTCAATAAAAGAATATAATTCTGATATAAATGTAGTTGAAGATGTTTTAAAGAAAAAAAGTGATTATGGTGTTGGAAAGTCTTCTTTGATAATTGATAGATTAGAAAATAAAAAAGTAGTATTGCTTAATGCTATTTATCAAACTTCTCCTATGGTGTTGATTACTAAAAAAGATTTAAATATTACAAAACCTAGTGAGCTAAAAAATAAAAAAGTTATGTTAACTTCAGATGCAAGGTCAGCAGCTAGCATAAACTCAATGATAATGTCTCAAGGTTTAAAGTTAGAAGATATAAACTTTCAAAAACACTCTTTTAATCTAGATGATTTAATCAATGGCAAAACTGACGCTATGGGTTGTTATCTTTCTAATGAACCTTATTTATTAGAGAAAAAAGGTATTAAGTATAATGTTTTAAACCCTAGTGATTATGGCTTTGATTTTTATGGTGGTATATTTTTTACATCAGAAGATGAATTAATGAATCATTCAAAAAGAGTCAGAAAAATATATAGAGCTACAATGAGAGGTTGGGAATATGCCTTTAATAATATTGAAGAAACAGCAAAAATAATTTATGAGAAATATAACACTCAAAATAAAAGTTTAGAATCATTAATCTATGAAGGTCAAGTTTTAAAAAAATTATCCAAAATTGAAGATGGATTATTAGGTAAACTTGATAAAAATAAAATTAAAGAGATGCAACGATTATATATACTTTTAGGTTTTGGAGACAAAAATATTAAAATACCAAAAGTTGAAGATTTTGTCTACGATAGTTTAAATATTTTATATTCTTTAAATCAGAAAAAATATATAAAACAAACAAAAATTAAACTTTTAAGTGATAACAATTTTCCACCTTTTACAATGATGGTAGATAATAAGGTACAAGGTATAGAGATAGATTATTGGAAACTTATTGCAAAAAGACTAAACTTGAAAAATAGTGAAATAGAGATTGTAAATAATTCAAAAAAATCATTAGAAAAAATCAAAAAAAATCCTAATCTAGTTAAATATGCTTTTAGTAAAAGAGACAAAACTGAAATAACTGCGTTAACTGACTCAATAGCAGAAATAAAAATAGGTCTCGCTTCATTTATGGATACACCTTATATTTCAGATATAAATGAATTAAATGGTAAAAAAATAGCAATTATTAAATACACTTCTTACTATAAAATGATTAAAAAGAACTATCCAAAAATTAATTTTGTAGAAGTAAAAAATGCAGAAGAGGGAATATTACTTTTAAAAGAAAAAAAAGTTTATGCTATAGTAAATAAAATTCCCGCTTTAAACTATACAATTTCAAATAAAGGATTAAACGACATAAAGATTATAGGTTCTTTTGATGAGAAGTACGATTTGAAACTTGTAGTTAATGCGGAAAATAAGATGTTAATAAATCTTTTAAATAAAGCTATTGCAACCATTTCAGAAAAAGATAGAGAGTCAATTTCCTCAAAGTATTATTCTATTGTTTATCAAAAAAATCAAGACTATAAGGAACTTTATAAGATATTAATACCTTTAATAATACTTTTGCTATTTATCTTTAGAAGTAATAGAGTAATGAATAAAGAGATAAAAAGAAGAGAAGAGGTTGAATTACAATTAAATAAAGTCGCAAATATAGACTCTTTAACAAATATTTACAATAGAAGAAAAATGACATCAATTTTTGACAACGAAATTAATAGATCAAAAAGGTATAAAAGAGAATTGTCAATTATATTTTTTGATATAGATAACTTTAAATTGATAAATGATGATCTAAGTCATAGTCACGGGGACAAAGTTTTAAAGAGTATATCAACTTTAATAAAAAACTCTATTAGAAAAACAGATTTTTTTGGTAGATGGGGTGGAGAAGAGTTTATAATCATATTACCAGAAACAGATAAAGAAAAAGCAGGAGTTATTGCAAATTTACTCAAAGAGAAGATTTCTAAATTTGATTTTGATATTAATAGATCTGTGACTTGTAGTTTCGGTATAACAAGTTTTAATGAAACTGACAATAAAGACTCTGTACTAACAAGGGTTGACCATGCCATGTATTATGTAAAGAAACATGGTAAAAATGATATAAAAGTGGTTTAA
- a CDS encoding glycosyltransferase family 39 protein, with protein sequence MSLTDNIYKYIFYLALFVVLSVLFFTVDGLSISYKEALNVYVNNSLLSIITNGSIYIFGENDYALRTPFIITYFFSVILMYKLTENLFKKNIDRLISILIFMLLPGLLSAALLVNSAIIVTFLTIVYLYYLKTTQKHSYILLLLFLFIDNSFAIFFLALFFFSLKEDDKKLLFVSLILFAVSMALYGFDTGGKPRGFLVDTFGIYASIFSPLLFIYFFYTIYREGVKGDRHIVWYISATSLAFSLLFSFRQRIYIEDYAPFVVIFLPYMVKNFVHSFRVRLPQFRTKHIYITILTLLVLVLNATITIFNKPLYLILDNPKKHFAYKYNIAKELALKLKENNIDEIESDEKELILRLKFYGIKEGRKYFVSTRKQYYFDNEIPINYLGKTVANAYIIKN encoded by the coding sequence ATGAGTTTAACAGATAATATTTACAAATACATATTTTATTTAGCACTTTTTGTAGTATTATCAGTTCTTTTTTTTACAGTAGATGGTTTAAGTATCTCTTATAAAGAGGCTTTAAATGTCTATGTAAATAACTCTTTACTATCTATAATAACTAATGGTTCAATTTATATTTTTGGTGAAAACGATTATGCATTAAGGACACCTTTTATAATTACATATTTTTTTAGTGTAATTTTGATGTATAAATTAACAGAGAATCTTTTTAAAAAAAATATAGATAGATTAATCTCTATTCTAATATTTATGTTATTACCTGGTTTGCTTAGTGCAGCATTATTAGTTAATAGTGCAATTATTGTTACTTTTTTAACTATTGTTTATCTATATTATTTAAAGACTACTCAAAAACATTCATATATATTGCTTTTACTCTTCCTTTTTATAGATAACTCTTTTGCAATATTTTTTCTAGCTTTATTTTTTTTCTCATTAAAAGAGGATGATAAAAAACTTTTATTTGTCTCTTTAATACTTTTTGCAGTTTCTATGGCTTTATATGGTTTTGATACAGGTGGAAAGCCAAGAGGATTTCTTGTTGATACTTTTGGTATATATGCTTCAATATTTTCCCCTTTATTGTTTATCTATTTTTTCTATACAATATATAGAGAAGGTGTTAAAGGTGATAGACATATTGTATGGTACATATCTGCAACTTCATTAGCTTTTTCTTTATTATTTTCTTTTAGACAAAGAATATATATTGAGGATTATGCTCCTTTTGTTGTTATTTTTCTGCCTTATATGGTAAAAAACTTTGTACATAGTTTTAGAGTAAGACTTCCACAGTTTAGAACAAAACATATTTATATTACAATTCTTACTTTATTGGTACTTGTCCTTAATGCAACAATAACAATTTTCAATAAACCTTTATATTTGATATTAGATAATCCTAAAAAACATTTTGCTTATAAATATAATATTGCAAAAGAATTAGCATTAAAATTAAAAGAAAACAATATTGACGAAATTGAAAGTGATGAAAAAGAGTTGATTTTAAGATTAAAATTTTACGGAATTAAAGAGGGGCGAAAATATTTTGTATCAACTAGAAAACAATACTATTTTGATAATGAAATACCTATTAATTATTTAGGTAAAACTGTAGCCAATGCTTATATCATAAAAAACTGA
- a CDS encoding NAD(P)H-dependent oxidoreductase subunit E, with protein sequence MSKFKYTEEKEQEFQRIAKKYPKIDAMMLPALWLVQEQEGWVSPDAMIYVADKLGKTPIEVYEFATFYTMFNLKPIGTYHIELCKTLSCMLMGAPELKKFIKETIGIEPGQTSEDGKFHLSEVECQGACGGAPMIALNHTYHENLTVDKLKTILEECK encoded by the coding sequence ATGAGTAAATTTAAATACACAGAAGAAAAAGAACAAGAGTTCCAAAGAATAGCAAAAAAATATCCAAAAATTGATGCTATGATGCTTCCAGCACTTTGGTTAGTTCAAGAACAAGAGGGTTGGGTTAGTCCTGATGCAATGATTTATGTTGCAGATAAATTAGGTAAAACTCCAATTGAAGTTTATGAATTTGCAACATTTTATACAATGTTCAATCTAAAACCAATTGGAACTTACCATATTGAATTATGTAAAACTTTATCTTGTATGTTAATGGGTGCACCAGAACTTAAAAAATTTATTAAAGAAACAATTGGAATTGAACCAGGACAAACTAGTGAAGATGGTAAATTTCACTTAAGTGAAGTTGAATGTCAAGGTGCTTGTGGTGGAGCTCCAATGATTGCACTTAATCATACATACCATGAAAATTTAACTGTTGACAAGTTAAAAACTATCTTAGAGGAGTGTAAGTAA
- a CDS encoding NADH-quinone oxidoreductase subunit NuoB, which produces MGLGAEANLGDSIITTKLDSAINWARSYSMWPMAFGTACCGIEFMSVAAAKYDVSRFGAEVVRFSPRQADLLIVAGTITYKQAPVLKKIWDQMCEPKWVISMGACACSGGFYDNYTTLQGIDEVIPVDEYVAGCPPRPEAVLDAIMRIQERSYDESIIKDRERNFKGILDA; this is translated from the coding sequence ATGGGATTAGGAGCAGAAGCTAACTTAGGTGATTCAATAATCACTACAAAATTAGACTCAGCTATTAACTGGGCAAGATCATACTCAATGTGGCCAATGGCATTTGGTACAGCATGTTGTGGTATTGAGTTTATGTCAGTTGCAGCTGCAAAATATGATGTATCTAGATTTGGTGCAGAGGTTGTAAGATTTTCTCCAAGACAAGCAGACTTACTTATTGTTGCCGGAACAATTACTTATAAACAAGCACCTGTTCTAAAAAAGATTTGGGACCAAATGTGTGAACCTAAATGGGTTATATCAATGGGTGCATGCGCATGTTCTGGTGGTTTTTATGACAACTATACAACTTTACAAGGTATAGATGAAGTTATTCCTGTAGATGAATATGTAGCTGGTTGTCCCCCAAGACCTGAAGCTGTACTTGATGCAATTATGCGAATACAAGAAAGATCATATGATGAATCTATTATTAAAGATAGAGAAAGAAACTTTAAAGGGATTCTAGATGCTTAA
- a CDS encoding NADH-quinone oxidoreductase subunit D, with translation MLKPDMLIDAKDIKSTITRLKNEEDYTILLDVTAVDYMQYPDVTPSRFAVIYILRTSNFKKQLTVKAYVDDNTLEVDSITDLYFSADWAEREVFDQYGVRFKGHPNLKRVLNHHQFVGHPLRKDYEITKGQICTETEDLMDEMLPLLKRKGYSESDMEDLMMLNVGPSHPASHGTIRNFVAMEGETIQACVTEIGYLHRGFEKACETHNYSQVIPYTDRLNYCSAMLNNIGYAKAIEEMLGVEITPRAKMIRVIIGELSRLTDHIVCNAANMVDLGGLTNFWYIFAPRDKAYDLFSKLTGARLTNSYTRIGGLEFDLYDGFAEDLDDVIKDVEKAIEDSLSLIEHNKIFHDRTQDVGVIDAQFALDAGITGPNLRAAGVPFDLRKDVPYYGYENFDFDVVVGSHGDVYDRIMCRFEEMRQSIRIIKQAMKELPDGPINSDHPAVLLPLKKDVYGNIEGLMNQFKLTFEGIKVPKGEYYGSTEGANGELGFYTVSDGSGIPYKVKCRPPCFYSLGGYARIVEGSMLADAVVTMASMNFIAGEFDR, from the coding sequence ATGCTTAAACCAGATATGCTTATTGATGCAAAAGATATCAAATCAACAATTACAAGACTTAAAAATGAAGAAGATTATACTATTCTTTTAGATGTTACTGCTGTAGATTATATGCAATATCCGGACGTAACACCTTCAAGATTTGCTGTAATTTATATTCTAAGAACAAGTAACTTTAAAAAACAACTAACTGTAAAAGCATATGTGGATGATAACACTTTAGAAGTTGATTCAATTACAGATCTTTATTTTTCTGCTGATTGGGCAGAAAGAGAAGTTTTTGATCAATATGGGGTAAGATTTAAAGGGCATCCAAACTTAAAAAGAGTTCTTAACCACCATCAATTTGTTGGACACCCGCTAAGAAAAGATTATGAAATTACTAAAGGTCAAATTTGTACTGAAACTGAAGACCTAATGGATGAAATGCTTCCATTATTAAAAAGAAAAGGTTACAGTGAATCTGATATGGAAGATCTAATGATGTTAAACGTTGGACCTTCTCACCCTGCTTCACACGGTACAATTAGAAATTTCGTTGCAATGGAAGGTGAAACTATACAAGCTTGCGTAACTGAAATTGGTTATCTTCACAGAGGATTTGAAAAAGCTTGTGAAACACACAATTATTCACAAGTTATCCCTTATACAGATAGACTTAATTATTGTTCAGCAATGTTAAATAATATTGGGTATGCAAAAGCAATTGAAGAGATGTTAGGTGTTGAGATCACTCCTAGAGCTAAAATGATTAGAGTAATTATTGGAGAGCTTAGTAGATTAACAGACCATATAGTATGTAATGCAGCAAACATGGTTGACTTAGGTGGACTTACAAACTTCTGGTATATCTTTGCACCAAGAGATAAAGCATATGATCTATTCTCAAAACTTACGGGAGCAAGATTAACTAACTCTTACACTAGAATTGGTGGATTAGAATTTGACTTATATGATGGCTTTGCAGAAGATTTAGATGATGTAATCAAAGATGTTGAAAAAGCTATAGAAGATTCTTTATCATTAATTGAACACAATAAAATTTTCCACGATAGAACACAAGATGTTGGGGTAATCGATGCACAATTTGCCCTTGATGCTGGTATTACAGGTCCAAATTTAAGAGCTGCTGGTGTTCCTTTTGATTTAAGAAAAGATGTACCTTATTATGGTTATGAAAATTTTGATTTTGATGTTGTTGTTGGCTCACATGGAGATGTATATGACAGAATTATGTGTAGATTTGAAGAGATGAGACAATCAATTAGAATCATTAAACAAGCTATGAAAGAGTTACCAGATGGACCTATAAACTCAGACCATCCTGCTGTTTTATTACCACTTAAAAAAGATGTTTATGGAAATATTGAAGGTTTAATGAACCAATTTAAACTTACTTTTGAAGGGATTAAAGTTCCTAAAGGTGAATATTATGGTTCAACTGAAGGTGCCAATGGAGAACTTGGTTTTTACACTGTAAGTGATGGCTCAGGTATACCATATAAAGTTAAATGTAGACCACCTTGTTTTTATTCTCTTGGAGGATATGCAAGAATTGTTGAAGGTAGTATGTTAGCTGATGCTGTTGTTACAATGGCAAGTATGAACTTTATTGCTGGGGAGTTTGATAGATAA
- a CDS encoding PatB family C-S lyase, producing MIYNFDELIDRKNTSCVKYDALKKYFGYEDLQPLWVADMDFKTPDVIINAMKEKAEAGLFGYPIATEKTYNLVKSWMKKRHNWDIDTSWINFVNGVVPAYSATVEAFSEEGDEIIVQTPVYFPLFKHIKSNNRKLVKNPLIEENGYYRMDLEDLKSKISSKTKIFVLCSPHNPVGRVWDKEELEELAKICIENNILMISDEIHADIVFKKFIPLASISEEIANNTLTLNSPGKTFNTAGLNCAYAICKNENLMNRFKNVVEKRGISSVNVFGFVALEAAYEYSEDWLEELLVYLKNNILFTKNYLEKNNSKIDLIEPESTYLLWLSFKNTISDYNKVKQKLLEESKVALNEGSSFGLEGKGYFRLNCALPKESLEKALCKIVTKF from the coding sequence ATGATTTATAATTTTGATGAACTAATTGATAGAAAAAACACCTCTTGTGTTAAATATGATGCACTAAAAAAATATTTTGGATATGAAGATTTACAACCACTTTGGGTAGCAGATATGGATTTCAAAACTCCTGATGTAATTATTAATGCGATGAAGGAAAAAGCAGAAGCTGGATTGTTTGGATATCCAATTGCAACAGAAAAAACATATAACTTAGTTAAAAGTTGGATGAAAAAAAGACATAACTGGGATATTGATACATCTTGGATAAATTTTGTTAACGGAGTAGTACCAGCTTATAGTGCTACTGTTGAAGCTTTTAGTGAAGAAGGTGATGAAATTATTGTCCAAACGCCAGTCTATTTTCCACTTTTTAAACACATAAAATCAAATAATAGAAAACTTGTAAAAAATCCTTTAATAGAAGAAAATGGTTATTATCGTATGGATTTAGAAGATTTAAAATCTAAAATAAGTTCTAAAACAAAAATTTTTGTATTATGTTCTCCACACAATCCTGTTGGCAGAGTATGGGATAAAGAAGAGTTAGAAGAGTTAGCAAAAATATGTATTGAAAATAATATATTAATGATTAGTGATGAGATCCATGCTGACATTGTGTTTAAAAAATTTATACCACTAGCATCAATATCAGAAGAGATAGCGAATAATACACTTACGTTAAATTCTCCAGGTAAAACTTTCAACACAGCTGGGCTAAATTGCGCATATGCAATATGCAAAAATGAGAATCTGATGAATAGATTTAAAAATGTAGTAGAAAAAAGAGGTATAAGTTCAGTTAATGTTTTTGGATTTGTAGCTTTAGAAGCTGCATACGAGTATAGCGAAGACTGGTTAGAAGAATTATTAGTTTATCTTAAAAATAATATTTTATTTACTAAAAATTATTTAGAAAAAAATAATTCAAAAATAGATTTAATTGAACCTGAATCAACTTATTTACTTTGGTTAAGCTTTAAAAATACTATTAGTGACTATAACAAAGTGAAACAAAAGCTACTTGAAGAATCAAAAGTTGCATTAAATGAAGGAAGCAGCTTTGGACTCGAAGGAAAGGGCTATTTTAGACTCAATTGTGCATTGCCTAAAGAGAGCTTAGAAAAAGCACTGTGTAAAATAGTTACAAAATTTTAA
- a CDS encoding NADH-quinone oxidoreductase subunit A: MSTHLILSSVIFVAIAFILVGVFLLTKYLGPNNTDDKLKNTVYESGVTNPVGNTNIRFSVKFYLVAIGFLLFDVEIIFMFPWAVNIMELGYAGIIKMFIFIGLLFAGLIYMYKKKALSWD, encoded by the coding sequence ATGTCAACACATTTAATTCTTTCGTCAGTAATATTTGTTGCAATTGCTTTTATATTAGTAGGAGTATTCCTACTAACTAAGTATCTTGGACCAAACAATACTGATGACAAACTAAAAAACACTGTATATGAAAGTGGAGTTACAAATCCTGTTGGGAATACTAATATAAGATTCTCAGTAAAATTCTATTTAGTTGCAATTGGTTTTCTACTATTTGATGTAGAAATCATCTTTATGTTTCCATGGGCAGTAAATATAATGGAACTAGGTTATGCAGGTATTATTAAGATGTTTATCTTTATAGGATTATTATTTGCAGGGTTAATATATATGTATAAGAAAAAGGCGTTATCATGGGATTAG
- a CDS encoding menaquinone biosynthesis decarboxylase translates to MKEAIEILKKNDLLKVIDEELDIYLEIPHVAYVEVKKEDSKAILFTNVVDKKNNKKFDMPVLMNVFCNEKAVKLFIGDGDKIGSEIESLLKMKPPTTFSEKLSTFGKLFALKNTIPKKNKGKGECQQVIKLVEDAKLSDLPVLTTWEQDGGPFITMGQVYTTSLNGEMKNLGMYRLQVYDDHTLGMHWQIHKDSNHFFHEYKKAGKKMPVSIGIGGDPMYIWCGQAPLPIGVFELMLYGFVKNKNAQLVKSITNDIWVPKDNDFIIEGFVDTSKMKIEGPFGDHTGYYTLEEEYPFLEVSAITSKKEPTYLATVVGKPPLEDKYMGHATERIFLPLLKTTAPDLIDYYMPENGVFHNLILAKIKTLYPGHASQMMHAFWGVGQMSFVKHAVFVGEDAPALTDHEAITEYILNRIDIDDILISKGVVDALDHSSPKFAVGGKLGLDCTGEEIKELGITILSDKELLTKINSITDEVKDLKQYFTNTKNPVTIITVDKQRNQKHLFEDLKPLYSNIKILVIVDAANQNDVNNPYMLIWRVVNNIDSNRDIYIDSNIICVDGTNKNSHDNFNRRWPDDVDCSKDVIDSLRERGILDISDEFIKKYQL, encoded by the coding sequence ATGAAAGAAGCTATAGAAATTTTAAAAAAGAATGACTTGTTAAAAGTTATTGATGAAGAACTGGATATCTATTTAGAGATACCTCATGTTGCATATGTTGAAGTAAAAAAAGAGGATTCAAAAGCAATTTTATTTACTAATGTTGTAGATAAAAAAAACAATAAAAAATTTGATATGCCTGTTCTTATGAATGTATTTTGTAATGAAAAAGCCGTAAAACTTTTTATTGGAGATGGAGATAAAATTGGTTCTGAGATTGAATCTTTACTTAAAATGAAGCCACCAACAACTTTTTCTGAAAAACTATCAACGTTTGGAAAACTGTTTGCATTAAAAAACACTATTCCTAAGAAAAATAAAGGAAAAGGTGAGTGTCAGCAAGTAATCAAGTTGGTAGAAGATGCAAAACTATCTGATTTACCAGTATTAACAACATGGGAACAAGATGGTGGTCCTTTTATTACTATGGGACAAGTTTATACAACTTCTTTAAATGGTGAAATGAAAAATTTAGGTATGTATAGGCTTCAAGTGTATGATGATCATACTCTTGGAATGCATTGGCAAATCCATAAAGATTCAAACCATTTTTTTCATGAATACAAAAAAGCTGGCAAAAAAATGCCAGTATCAATTGGTATTGGTGGAGATCCGATGTATATTTGGTGTGGACAAGCACCTCTTCCAATTGGTGTATTTGAACTAATGCTTTATGGTTTTGTAAAAAATAAAAATGCACAACTTGTTAAATCAATTACAAACGATATTTGGGTACCTAAAGATAATGATTTTATAATTGAGGGATTTGTTGATACTTCAAAAATGAAAATTGAAGGTCCTTTTGGAGATCATACAGGATATTATACTTTAGAAGAAGAGTATCCATTTTTAGAAGTTAGTGCTATAACTTCAAAAAAAGAACCTACATATTTAGCTACAGTTGTTGGAAAACCACCTTTAGAAGATAAATATATGGGACATGCAACTGAAAGAATATTTTTACCTTTATTAAAAACTACAGCACCTGATTTAATTGATTATTATATGCCTGAAAATGGGGTGTTTCATAATCTAATATTAGCAAAAATTAAAACTTTATACCCTGGTCATGCAAGTCAGATGATGCATGCATTTTGGGGAGTAGGGCAGATGAGTTTTGTTAAACATGCTGTATTTGTAGGGGAGGATGCACCTGCATTAACTGATCATGAAGCTATTACAGAATATATCTTAAATAGAATTGATATAGATGATATTCTTATTTCAAAAGGTGTAGTTGATGCACTTGATCATTCAAGTCCTAAATTTGCTGTAGGTGGAAAATTAGGTTTAGATTGTACAGGTGAAGAGATAAAAGAGTTAGGGATAACTATATTATCTGATAAAGAACTTTTAACTAAAATAAATAGTATTACAGATGAAGTTAAAGATTTGAAACAATATTTTACAAATACAAAAAATCCTGTAACGATTATAACCGTAGATAAACAAAGAAATCAAAAACATCTCTTTGAAGATTTGAAACCTTTATATTCAAATATAAAAATATTAGTTATTGTTGATGCAGCTAATCAAAATGATGTAAATAATCCATATATGTTAATATGGAGAGTAGTTAATAATATTGATTCTAACAGAGATATTTATATAGATTCAAATATAATTTGTGTTGATGGTACAAATAAAAACTCACATGATAATTTTAATAGAAGATGGCCAGATGATGTTGATTGTAGCAAGGATGTAATTGATTCATTAAGAGAAAGAGGAATTTTAGATATAAGTGATGAGTTTATAAAAAAATATCAGCTTTAA
- a CDS encoding type II secretion system protein, with protein MKKKSYSLLELILIIFIISIIYYSISLNKHDNKLDELTNRIVLYLKQTRYQALIDNKKEKNQELWYKKRWTLKFFNCKESVGGIYYVIYSDNNMTGHPNLDESLKDPLTKKRIYSSNNCEISKNTSKYVLVTKEFDVENIKLSCNSTSTIGQISYGGEGRVYSRLSSKENEANRYEIEERCKIEIITKSKEKREIIIEGKSGYVYKGKRP; from the coding sequence ATGAAAAAGAAGAGTTATTCGTTACTTGAATTAATACTCATAATCTTCATAATCTCTATTATATATTATTCTATATCTTTAAATAAACATGACAATAAATTAGATGAACTAACAAATAGAATAGTTTTGTATCTAAAGCAAACAAGATATCAAGCTCTTATAGATAATAAAAAAGAAAAAAATCAAGAGCTTTGGTATAAAAAAAGATGGACTTTAAAATTTTTTAACTGTAAAGAGAGTGTAGGCGGAATCTACTATGTTATATATAGTGATAACAATATGACAGGTCATCCCAATTTGGATGAATCACTAAAAGATCCATTAACGAAAAAAAGAATATATTCTTCAAATAATTGTGAAATTAGTAAAAACACAAGTAAATATGTTTTGGTAACAAAAGAGTTTGATGTAGAAAATATAAAACTATCATGCAATAGTACTTCAACAATAGGGCAGATATCATATGGAGGAGAAGGGAGAGTATATTCAAGATTAAGTAGTAAAGAAAATGAAGCAAATAGATATGAGATAGAAGAAAGATGTAAAATAGAGATAATAACAAAGAGTAAAGAGAAGAGAGAAATAATAATAGAAGGGAAGAGTGGATATGTATATAAAGGTAAAAGACCTTAA
- a CDS encoding aminodeoxychorismate/anthranilate synthase component II: protein MILMIDNYDSFTYNIVQYCLELGADLKVIRNDEMSVQEIEKLNPEKIIISPGPATPNEAGVCLEAIEYFADKKPILGICLGHQSIAQVFGGEVIRAENMMHGKTSKMKKVKDTKIFDGLPNEFTQTRYHSLTVNKNNLPKCIIPTSYSMDDNEIMSLEIEGKDIYGVQFHPESIMSEHGFTILNNFLKL from the coding sequence ATGATTTTAATGATAGATAATTATGACTCTTTTACTTACAATATTGTTCAATATTGTCTAGAATTAGGAGCAGATTTAAAAGTTATTAGAAATGATGAAATGTCAGTACAAGAGATAGAAAAATTAAATCCTGAAAAAATTATTATATCTCCAGGACCAGCTACACCAAATGAAGCAGGTGTTTGTTTAGAAGCAATAGAATATTTTGCAGATAAAAAGCCAATTCTAGGAATTTGTTTAGGTCATCAAAGTATAGCCCAGGTTTTTGGCGGAGAGGTTATTCGTGCAGAAAATATGATGCATGGTAAAACTTCAAAGATGAAAAAAGTTAAAGATACTAAAATTTTTGATGGATTACCAAATGAATTTACACAAACAAGATATCACTCATTAACAGTAAATAAAAATAATCTACCAAAATGTATTATTCCAACTTCATACAGTATGGATGATAATGAAATAATGTCTTTAGAAATTGAAGGTAAAGATATATATGGTGTTCAATTTCACCCAGAATCAATAATGAGTGAACATGGATTTACAATATTAAATAACTTTCTAAAATTATGA